The genomic DNA ggcagggggagGAGCCGTGGGCACGGCGGCCGGCACCAGGAGCTCGCGGTGGCGGTCGGTGGGAGGAGGCGACGGCGCCCGGTGGGAGCtcgtgccggcggccggcgggagctCGTGGTGGCGGCCGGCACGAGGAGGCGCGAGCGACAGGAGGAGGagccgtgggcggcggccggcaccgTGAGCTCACGGCGGCGGTCGGCCGGAGCTCGCGGGCGGTGggaggcgcgggcggaggatgaTGGGGCCGCGGGTGAGGTGGGGTGAATGGATaaggaggaaaaaagaaaagggagagagagaaaaataagacgagaaaaaggaaaaaagaaaaaattaaagaaaaatataaGAAATGACAATTTAGACATTTTACAGTCTCAATTCAACGGGTGAGGttgttttgccaaatattttttaaaatgacTCCAACTCTATTAGAAAAGCCGCTCCaccagaaaaaccagagccggAGTTGTTTTTGaaggagccggagccctgccaaacagtcCTGGTGCTGTTGCCGCAGCACGACTAACCAAAGAGAGAGATGGTAAAAGaaaaacagagagagaaaaagaaaaaggcaaaaaaTACGTAGTTGcaaggagaaaaaggaaaaggaaaaaaaaaagcgtGCATAAGCATTGGACCAGTGGCAGAAACGTctagagagagggggagggagaggtgTCATCCGGGACAAATAAATCAGCCAAAAAAAGGGGGCAAATCTGCAGCATCACAAGCGATTTAATTTTGATGAGATCCATTTAAAAAAGAGCGGCAATTATGCAGTATTTTCCTCGTTCTTGGCTCTGTGCAGCAGCAGCGCATTTTACCTGAATAATCCGATTTATTTTTGCGTCTTCTAAATCTGGCGATGGTGATGGGGACGGACGGGGACCCCAGCCGGccagctcctccgcctccacgTCCGTCGCAATAAATCGCCCGTCGTCTCCGATTCCCCTCCCTTCTCTTTGCCCGCGTCGGCTCGGCTCgaatccaatccctcctccAATAATACACACCACCGGCACCCATTTGCGCCATGCCGCCGCGGCAGGCGAACACGAGCCAAGAACACGCGCGGCGGCGTCCCTGAGCCATCAGGCCAGCAAAAACGATTCctttctctctgtctctcttcTCTCGGATCCCAGCTCCCCAAGCGTGCGCGCGAATTCTGTCCTCTCGCCTCGCCCAGGTGACCTTCCCCTGCCAACAATTTCTTCCCTTTTTTAATCCCTTGTTATTCCCTCTGCTACGATCAAACTACTGTTTCGAGATATGTGTTGGTGAATTCGGCggaggggaaagggagaggaaaaaaaagaacgaaAATTTGTCAGCGTTTCTTGGCATGGCTGCCCGCTTTCCTTTAATAATGGCCGCGCGGTTGGTTGGATTGCCCGGCCAGATGCATTGCTCGGGGCGCTTGGGCCATGCAAGCTCCGCGATTTGGGAGATGCGTGCAGTTGAATGCGTGGGATTTGCCGCGATTTCTTTATGCTAATCGCCCTCTCCTCCCGACCCGTGCTCCCCCCGCGTCTGCTCTCCCTTTCTCGTCCCAGTTGCCGCCGAGCCAATTCAGCGCCGCTTTACTGTTATATAAGCGCATCCCGGGACAAGGGCTCTGAGATGTGTTTATTTCTCTCCTTTGCAGCGCCGTGCTCTTGTGCTAAAGATCCATGGAGGGGTGCCAGTTGCTAGTAGGCTGTAGGatggagatggaggaggagacGTTCTTTGACTCGCGAGAGGAGCTCACGGCGTCGCCGGCTCCCAGCCCGGGCCCGGCATTCCCGTGGTACGGCAGCCTCGACAGCGTGGGGCAGAGGAGAGAGCGGTTCATGAGAAGCATGGGCCTGGAGTGCAGCCCGAGCCCGCTGCAAGCCGATGCTGTGGCCACCGTGGGCGATGTTgagaaggaggaggtggtgctgcAGGAATTTGGGAGATTATGGTCGCAGTCCGATGAGAACGACTGCTCCATGTCGAGTTGGTCCACGGAGGATACGGGGAGCTATGAGGACGGTGTCTCTGATGACAATTCCGTGAGTGGATCCAGCAGGGATGATGCTAGCAGCAAGGTGGGCAGGAGCTTCAGTTCATTGTCCTTCATCCAGAGGCTCATGAGCCGCAGTGGTAAGCTTTCTGGTGTTCCCAAGGCGATTGAGAGGAGAAGAAATGGATGGCTTCGGAGGCTGGGCTTGAGGTCCAGTGTCCTCGATCATGGAGGCGATGAAGCTAGCACCAGCTCCTCAGAGAGTGAACAAAACAGGGGTGGAAGGTATGAAAGGGTCAAGGTCCGGTGCTACCGGAAGCGGTCAAAGGAATTGTCAGCGGTTTATCAAGGCCAAGTGATCAAGGCACATGATGGTGCTATCCTGACTATGAAATTTAGTCCTGATGGGCAGTTTCTTGCAAGTGGAGGCCAAGATGGAGTTGTCAGGGTCTGGGGTGTCACCCTATCTGAGGATTGCAAAATCCCCATGGACGATCCTTCCTGTGTTTACCTCAAAGCTCATCGCAAGGGTGGATTGGCTCCTGCCGATGCTGACAATGAGAAGAAATGCAAAGTCAAGGGTGTGAAGCAATCCGCTGATTCTGCTTGCATTGTGATTCCAACCATGGTGTTCCAGATCTCAGAGGAACCACTGCAAGAGTTCCATGGTCACTCTGGTGATGTGCTGGATCTGTCGTGGTCTAACAATAAGGTCAGTTAAAAGAAATGAGCTGCCCCCTCCTCATTTGTTAGGTCTGATTGCAATTTTTCTTTTGCCTTTTCTTTCTGACGATTGAAATTTGCTACCTTGCAGCATCTATTGTCAGCATCAACAGACAAAACTGTTCGCTTGTGGGAACTTGGATCTGCAAATTGTGTCACTGTTTTTCCACACAGCAACTTCGGTAGGCCTATGTCTCTTACTTCCTCATAAGTTTGCAACTTTACTTCTGAATTTGAGCTCACAATTTCCTTATTAAAATTTACTTTTGCAGTGACTTGCGTCCAGTTCAATCCAGCCTGTGAGAATCGATTCATCAGTGGATCAATAGATGGCAAAATCCGTGTATGGGATATTCCTAGATGCAGTGTTGTGGATTGGGTGGATATTAGGGACATTGTAACAGCGATTTGTTACCGACCTGATGGAAAGGTATGATTATCAGCATCCATCTGAAGTGGTTTTGGCTAACTTGTTGTCTCAATAGCTTGTGATATTAATCTTCTTTTCTATCCTTTGCATCCTGCAGGGAGCAGTGGTTGGAACCATTACTGGAAATTGTCGGTTTTATGATGCATCAggtaaatagaaaaaaaaacatgaaataTCTGCTACCTTTTCAGGATTTCTCTCCATTTACTTGAATGATATTCCATATATGCTTACTGAAATGGCATCTGTCGATACAGATAATCTGCTGCGGTTTGAAAAACAAATTGCGCTCAGTGGCAAGAAGAAATCTTCCCTTAAAAGAATCACTGCTTTTGAGGTAAATATCTTAACAAGAAGGAAGGCTTTTGTCGTATGATTACTTCATCactcatttttttcattttgatgCTTCTGGGTCTGACTCTTTTTTTGTTCCCATTTTTTCATGGCAGTTCTGCCCAAGCAACCCAAGTAAATTAATGGTTACATCTGCTGACTCGAAGATCAAAATTCTTGATGGAACCATTGTGATTCAGAATTATAGTGGTACGGTTCATATGCTTGGACTTTGTTTCTCTTGCTCTGAGCAATCATTACTTTTTATGTATTATGAACTCATAATTTTATTCATTTAATCAGGACTTCGAAGCGGATCCTGCCAGTCATTTGCAACATTCACTCCAGATGGGCAGCATATAGTTTCTGCTAGTGAAGACTcaaatatttatttctggaaccATGAAGACCAAGAAGAGGCTTCATTGAAACATGCAAAAACCATATGGTCATCAGAGCGCTTCCACTCCAACAATGCAGCCATTGCAATACCATGGAATGACCAAAAACCAAGAAACCCAGTTTCTTTTGCCTCTCAAATTTTGCCACCACAAGGTGACAATTTCTGGTGCATGAGCAAGGCTGTCAAGTGCAGTTCAGGCCGCAGTGAAGATTCTGCCGTCAACACTTTTGTGTCAAGATTTGCTCCTGGTATTTTCAATTTGAATCAGGAGTTCTCCACTGAGTCCACTTGCAGAAGTTCTGCTACCTGGCCTGAGGAAATTCTGCCTTCTCACTCAATTCGTGCAATTTTGGATGAGTCACAATACAAGTTCCTAAGGAACTGTCTCCAGAGCACATCAAACTCTTGGGGTCAAGTGATAGTTACTGCAGGATGGGATGGCAAGATTAGGTCATTCCAGAATTATGGCCTACCAGCGCATCAATGATCAGCTTGAGCATTTGGTG from Panicum virgatum strain AP13 chromosome 7N, P.virgatum_v5, whole genome shotgun sequence includes the following:
- the LOC120682302 gene encoding uncharacterized WD repeat-containing protein C18H10.05-like; translated protein: MEGCQLLVGCRMEMEEETFFDSREELTASPAPSPGPAFPWYGSLDSVGQRRERFMRSMGLECSPSPLQADAVATVGDVEKEEVVLQEFGRLWSQSDENDCSMSSWSTEDTGSYEDGVSDDNSVSGSSRDDASSKVGRSFSSLSFIQRLMSRSGKLSGVPKAIERRRNGWLRRLGLRSSVLDHGGDEASTSSSESEQNRGGRYERVKVRCYRKRSKELSAVYQGQVIKAHDGAILTMKFSPDGQFLASGGQDGVVRVWGVTLSEDCKIPMDDPSCVYLKAHRKGGLAPADADNEKKCKVKGVKQSADSACIVIPTMVFQISEEPLQEFHGHSGDVLDLSWSNNKHLLSASTDKTVRLWELGSANCVTVFPHSNFVTCVQFNPACENRFISGSIDGKIRVWDIPRCSVVDWVDIRDIVTAICYRPDGKGAVVGTITGNCRFYDASDNLLRFEKQIALSGKKKSSLKRITAFEFCPSNPSKLMVTSADSKIKILDGTIVIQNYSGLRSGSCQSFATFTPDGQHIVSASEDSNIYFWNHEDQEEASLKHAKTIWSSERFHSNNAAIAIPWNDQKPRNPVSFASQILPPQGDNFWCMSKAVKCSSGRSEDSAVNTFVSRFAPGIFNLNQEFSTESTCRSSATWPEEILPSHSIRAILDESQYKFLRNCLQSTSNSWGQVIVTAGWDGKIRSFQNYGLPAHQ